A window from Citrus sinensis cultivar Valencia sweet orange chromosome 3, DVS_A1.0, whole genome shotgun sequence encodes these proteins:
- the LOC102619110 gene encoding uncharacterized protein LOC102619110: MSSLNAVAYFTAPQLSFSTRRRSRRHRRHLRNDNNNSSDTYNPLSKPSSFDGENINLVLDFHQISILSSSSKSKLHRFLSSAEQAYADLKTVITLDDNGRLLVSCRKSTLQFVGGVLLSGFVLVFVFRVLVKLGLGFSSRFRIQKQNFVVRRDRSLGGKEVVVAVGRGDDDAKLTRNLKNRVLDNPLSEGRDAGSALTGRVKRSYRVQRMSEGKLPKWWSVQVSADRTLVVDKEEYQREANRLIRAIIDQRTRGQDIPEDDIYRLRRICRISGVRVSIDTINTRDSLYRTSVDYVLNACSRALSNSTTVEIDGEDAREFIAGLADNIGLENIRAARMVSAAVAARTRSCFLQAWALEMQGNHSEALQELLKICRFFQIFPPEESSPELEMVARGLEKLLKFEQREILMNMLTGVCSEESHRSAAEALGLLHVLSREGNDDQHEESINRY, translated from the exons atgagCTCTCTCAATGCAGTCGCCTACTTCACGGCTCCACAGCTCTCCTTCTCCACACGACGCCGTTCTCGCCGTCACCGCCGCCACCTCAGAAACGATAACAATAACAGCAGCGACACTTATAACCCCCTTTCAAAACCGTCCTCCTTCGACGGCgaaaatatcaatttagtCCTCGACTTTCACCAAATTTCCATTCTGTCCTCCTCCTCCAAATCCAAGCTTCACCGCTTCCTCTCCTCCGCCGAGCAGGCTTACGCTGACCTTAAAACCGTAATCACACTCGATGACAACGGGCGGCTGCTAGTCTCGTGTCGCAAGTCCACGCTTCAGTTCGTCGGCGGCGTGTTGCTTTCCGGCTTTGTCTTGGTTTTCGTCTTCAGGGTTTTGGTTAAATTAGGGTTAGGGTTTAGCTCTCGGTTCCGGATTCAAAAGCAAAACTTTGTTGTTAGGAGAGATAGGAGTCTCGGCGGGAAAGAAGTTGTGGTGGCCGTGGGAAGGGGAGACGATGATGCGAAGCTGACCAGGAATTTGAAAAATAGGGTCTTGGACAACCCGTTGTCGGAGGGTCGGGATGCCGGGTCAGCATTGACCGGTCGGGTCAAGAGGAGTTATCGGGTCCAGCGGATGAGTGAAGGAAAGTTGCCGAAATGGTGGTCGGTTCAAGTTTCTGCGGACCGGACTTTGGTGGTGGACAAGGAGGAGTATCAAAGAGAAGCTAACAGATTAATTAGAG CGATCATTGATCAAAGAACCCGTGGACAGGACATTCCGGAGGACGATATATATCGA TTACGTCGAATATGCAGGATATCTGGAGTGCGGGTATCAATTGATACAATAAACACACGGGATTCCTTGTACCGCACATCCGTTGACTATGTTTTGAATGCTTGCAGCAG GGCACTGAGTAACTCTACCACTGTTGAGATTGATGGTGAAGATGCTAGGGAATTCATTGCTGGGCTTGCTGATAACATTGGGCTTGAAAACATTCGTGCTGCAAGAATGGTTTCTGCAGCTGTTGCTGCACGCACAAGGTCTTGCTTTCTGCAGGCTTGG GCTTTGGAAATGCAAGGCAATCATTCTGAAGCGCTGCAGGAGCTGTTGAAGATATGTCgttttttccaaatatttcCCCCTGAAGAGTCCTCT CCTGAGTTGGAGATGGTGGCACGAGGCCTGGAGAAACTTCTTAAATTTGAGCAAAGggaaattttaatgaatatgCTTACTGGGGTTTGCAGTGAAGAAAGTCACAGAAGTGCAGCAGAAGCTCTAGGACTGCTACAT GTACTCTCCCGTGAAGGCAATGATGATCAACATGAAGAAAGTATAAACAGATACTAA
- the LOC102619402 gene encoding protein EMBRYO DEFECTIVE 1674-like has translation MDPTKTPRFTKLSSHSFKSVTLHDWWLVRAEGNGLAVGGIASRESQEVRAFCSAAIAKRHNTTTLETADGITITLSNLINRSRTNQNGFPSQVCNRFLHGFPFYWEEYADQCCGQEYTNRGSSFGAANISLPLVSLDDIPATRLRDLLISPRGHAHNGALQSEILDVLRQCGCSSVRDKTPSNHQSKAASGRKYRAAVKRPLSRGVVTRSMAKLQTLGSQQNKDSAEFSTQIEGMVTGNGSQGCHAATFSDNDKEPPKSPGNSAVRRSIRLKNQAK, from the exons ATGGATCCGACCAAAACCCCTCGATTCACCAAACTCTCTTCTCATTCATTCAAATCT GTTACTCTGCACGATTGGTGGCTGGTTAGGGCAGAGGGCAATGGTTTAGCTGTTGGTGGGATTGCTTCTAGaga GAGCCAAGAAGTGAGAGCCTTTTGTTCTGCAGCTATTGCCAAGAGACACAACACCACCACTCTCGAGACAGCCGATGGAATCACTATTACCCTCTCTAACTTGATAAATAGGTCTCGTACAAACCAAAATGGCTTCCCTTCGCAG GTTTGCAATCGTTTCCTGCATGGATTTCCTTTTTACTGGGAAGAGTATGCCGATCAATGTTGTGGTCAGGAATATACGAACAGAGGCTCCTCATTCGGAGCTGCAAACATTTCACTGCCACTTGTTTCCTTGGATGACATTCCTGCGACTAGATTGCGTGATCTTTTGATTTCCCCTCGAGGACATGCTCACAATGGTGCTCTGCAAAGTGAAATATTGGACGTACTGAGACAATGTGGTTGCAGTTCTGTTCGAGATAAAACTCCAAGTAACCACCAGAGTAAGGCTGCATCTGGCCGGAAGTACAGAGCTGCTGTCAAAAGACCTCTAAGTAGAGGTGTTGTTACAAGAAGTATGGCTAAATTGCAGACTCTTGGAAGCCAGCAGAATAAGGACAGTGCTGAGTTTTCAACCCAGATTGAAGGCATGGTCACCGGAAATGGTTCACAAGGGTGTCATGCCGCAACATTTTCTGACAATGATAAGGAACCTCCTAAAAGCCCTGGTAACTCGGCAGTAAGAAGATCTATTAGGTTGAAAAATCAAGCAAAATAA
- the LOC102619708 gene encoding uncharacterized protein LOC102619708 isoform X1, with amino-acid sequence MEMADDVKGSDACAGFKRRVTETPSQDLKEDSSSPIQQHTEETQLGFSKKVKSSSSSSFDEDHLDISESLPERNGELGFTQNQEKVQEKDCVKAEVGSSGIQESIVEGDSKESLATECETHLEAEKNRLLAQLNELGAVFEGNKTHVDNVLNDGETVDGIKVMDGDVGRPVKIQVIDDTALIESVRVPRIGNGCLKDRGIIAGTAKMLQRNEKKQQVDGKKAKRSRRKGKDTKMVSVSARLVQDEKDSGLNNRKEAEIMYSREEMEALKFFNVVQQRKLWRNVYTGLGPAVMNEYDNLACSKHQKPTLKSSDTRTCFLSESAAPGILGKENSKNMEIETEYAGDYEAENMNTTESACSHNTDGEACMVLEGEWSEDYDSDEDYASIQRPAFLVEGEPNFDSGPPEDGLEYLRRVRWEAARIPKVKVAKSKGQKLIKEQTVYMPQIPDIAPCPESLLPLKQWEDQFLADFSKLRLVLSGLDNMSAPSAGKLQPTLTVQNKNHSHHSCEDIIIDKFNDLNIFEFSSDQPLDGFSLKSSIDQPATSNITDDQSSPSPRNPKSSSRDDSGDYPTLSAILRMDSVARVSTLRKRINSVEASGNLSRNDCLWLFALCAAVDTPLDADTGAALRSLLRKCAGLRAGKSELDDEVVMINILATISGRYFGQLEG; translated from the exons ATGGAAATGGCTGATGATGTTAAAGGCTCTGATGCATGCGCCGGCTTCAAGCGAAGAGTCACCGAAACTCCCTCCCAAGACTTGAAAGAAGATTCCTCAAGTCCAATTCAACAGCACACAGAAGAAACCCAACTCGGTTTCTCCAAGAAGGTGaagtcttcttcttcttcttcttttgatgAAGATCATTTGGATATCAGCGAAAGCTTGCCTGAAAGAAACGGAGAACTGGGCTTCACTCAGAATCAAGAAAAGGTGCAAGAGAAAGATTGCGTGAAAGCTGAGGTGGGTTCCTCTGGAATTCAAGAATCCATTGTTGAAGGTGATAGCAAAGAAAGCTTGGCTACTGAGTGTGAGACTCACTTGGAGGCTGAAAAAAATCGTTTATTGGCTCAGTTGAATGAACTTGGAGCAGTCTTTGAAGGAAACAAGACCCATGTGGATAACGTGCTGAATGATGGCGAGACTGTTGATGGTATCAAAGTAATGGACGGGGATGTTGGACGTCCTGTAAAGATTCAAGTGATTGATGATACGGCCCTGATTGAATCTGTTCGGGTACCAAGAATTGGAAATGGCTGTTTGAAGGACAGGGGAATAATAGCGGGTACTGCTAAGATGTTGCAGAGGAACGAGAAGAAACAGCAAGTGGATGGAAAGAAGGCTAAAAGATCGAGAAGGAAGGGGAAAGACACAAAAATGGTTTCAGTGAGTGCTAGGCTTGTGCAAGATGAAAAAGACAGTGGCCTAAACAATAGGAAAGAGGCGGAAATTATGTACTCGAGGGAGGAGATGGAGGCTCTGAAGTTTTTCAACGTTGTACAACAACGGAAATTGTGGAGGAATGTATACACTGGACTTGGGCCTGCAGTGATGAATGAATATGATAATTTGGCTTGCTCGAAGCATCAGAAGCCGACCCTCAAGAGTTCTGATACTCGAACGTGCTTTTTGAGCGAGTCAGCGGCTCCTGGGATTCTTG GGAAAGAGAATTCTAAGAACATGGAAATTGAAACAGAATACGCAGGGGACTATGAGGCAGAAAATATGAATACCACTGAATCTGCTTGTAGCCACAATACAGATGGCGAAGCCTGCATGGTTCTAGAAGGAGAGTGGAGCGAAGATTATGACAGTGATGAAGATTATGCCAGTATTCAGAGGCCTGCCTTTTTGGTTGAGGGAGAGCCTAATTTTGACTCTGGGCCTCCAGAAGATGGATTAGAATATCTTCGGCGTGTCAG ATGGGAAGCTGCTCGCATTCCCAAAGTGAAGGTGGCAAAAAGCAaaggacaaaaattaataaaagaacaGACTGTTTACATGCCCCAGATTCCAGACATTGCTCCCTGTCCAGAAAGTTTGCTACCACTGAAACAGTGGGAGGATCAATTTCTTGCTGATTTTTCAAAGCTACGATTG GTTCTGTCAGGTCTTGACAATATGAGTGCTCCATCTGCTGGTAAACTGCAACCAACACTCACTGTTCAGAACAAGAACCACTCTCATCATTCCTGTGAAGATATCATTATTGACAAATTTAATGATCTGAATATCTTTGAATTCAGCTCTGATCAGCCACTTGATGGTTTCAGCCTCAAAAGCTCCATCGACCAGCCGGCTACATCAAATATTACGGATGATCAAAGCTCTCCATCCCCTAGGAATCCTAAATCTTCTTCGAGGGATGATTCTGGCGACTACCCAACATTATCTGCCATTCTGAGGATGGATTCTGTAGCTCGAGTGTCAACATTGAGGAAACGCATAAACTCAGTGGAGGCCTCAGGCAATTTGTCCAGAAATGATTGTTTGTGGCTATTTGCTTTATGTGCAGCGGTTGATACTCCACTAGATGCTGACACTGGTGCTGCTCTTCGGAGTCTGCTCCGGAAATGTGCTGGTCTGAGAGCTGGGAAGTCTGAACTTGATGATGAGGTCGTAATGATTAATATTTTGGCCACAATTTCTGGCAGGTATTTCGGACAGTTGGAAGGCTAA
- the LOC102619708 gene encoding uncharacterized protein LOC102619708 isoform X2: MEMADDVKGSDACAGFKRRVTETPSQDLKEDSSSPIQQHTEETQLGFSKKVKSSSSSSFDEDHLDISESLPERNGELGFTQNQEKVQEKDCVKAEVGSSGIQESIVEGDSKESLATECETHLEAEKNRLLAQLNELGAVFEGNKTHVDNVLNDGETVDGIKVMDGDVGRPVKIQVIDDTALIESVRVPRIGNGCLKDRGIIAGTAKMLQRNEKKQQVDGKKAKRSRRKGKDTKMVSVSARLVQDEKDSGLNNRKEAEIMYSREEMEALKFFNVVQQRKLWRNVYTGLGPAVMNEYDNLACSKHQKPTLKSSDTRTCFLSESAAPGILGKENSKNMEIETEYAGDYEAENMNTTESACSHNTDGEACMVLEGEWSEDYDSDEDYASIQRPAFLVEGEPNFDSGPPEDGLEYLRRVRWEAARIPKVKVAKSKGQKLIKEQTVYMPQIPDIAPCPESLLPLKQWEDQFLADFSKLRLVLSGLDNMSAPSAALISHLMVSASKAPSTSRLHQILRMIKALHPLGILNLLRGMILATTQHYLPF; the protein is encoded by the exons ATGGAAATGGCTGATGATGTTAAAGGCTCTGATGCATGCGCCGGCTTCAAGCGAAGAGTCACCGAAACTCCCTCCCAAGACTTGAAAGAAGATTCCTCAAGTCCAATTCAACAGCACACAGAAGAAACCCAACTCGGTTTCTCCAAGAAGGTGaagtcttcttcttcttcttcttttgatgAAGATCATTTGGATATCAGCGAAAGCTTGCCTGAAAGAAACGGAGAACTGGGCTTCACTCAGAATCAAGAAAAGGTGCAAGAGAAAGATTGCGTGAAAGCTGAGGTGGGTTCCTCTGGAATTCAAGAATCCATTGTTGAAGGTGATAGCAAAGAAAGCTTGGCTACTGAGTGTGAGACTCACTTGGAGGCTGAAAAAAATCGTTTATTGGCTCAGTTGAATGAACTTGGAGCAGTCTTTGAAGGAAACAAGACCCATGTGGATAACGTGCTGAATGATGGCGAGACTGTTGATGGTATCAAAGTAATGGACGGGGATGTTGGACGTCCTGTAAAGATTCAAGTGATTGATGATACGGCCCTGATTGAATCTGTTCGGGTACCAAGAATTGGAAATGGCTGTTTGAAGGACAGGGGAATAATAGCGGGTACTGCTAAGATGTTGCAGAGGAACGAGAAGAAACAGCAAGTGGATGGAAAGAAGGCTAAAAGATCGAGAAGGAAGGGGAAAGACACAAAAATGGTTTCAGTGAGTGCTAGGCTTGTGCAAGATGAAAAAGACAGTGGCCTAAACAATAGGAAAGAGGCGGAAATTATGTACTCGAGGGAGGAGATGGAGGCTCTGAAGTTTTTCAACGTTGTACAACAACGGAAATTGTGGAGGAATGTATACACTGGACTTGGGCCTGCAGTGATGAATGAATATGATAATTTGGCTTGCTCGAAGCATCAGAAGCCGACCCTCAAGAGTTCTGATACTCGAACGTGCTTTTTGAGCGAGTCAGCGGCTCCTGGGATTCTTG GGAAAGAGAATTCTAAGAACATGGAAATTGAAACAGAATACGCAGGGGACTATGAGGCAGAAAATATGAATACCACTGAATCTGCTTGTAGCCACAATACAGATGGCGAAGCCTGCATGGTTCTAGAAGGAGAGTGGAGCGAAGATTATGACAGTGATGAAGATTATGCCAGTATTCAGAGGCCTGCCTTTTTGGTTGAGGGAGAGCCTAATTTTGACTCTGGGCCTCCAGAAGATGGATTAGAATATCTTCGGCGTGTCAG ATGGGAAGCTGCTCGCATTCCCAAAGTGAAGGTGGCAAAAAGCAaaggacaaaaattaataaaagaacaGACTGTTTACATGCCCCAGATTCCAGACATTGCTCCCTGTCCAGAAAGTTTGCTACCACTGAAACAGTGGGAGGATCAATTTCTTGCTGATTTTTCAAAGCTACGATTG GTTCTGTCAGGTCTTGACAATATGAGTGCTCCATCTGCTG CTCTGATCAGCCACTTGATGGTTTCAGCCTCAAAAGCTCCATCGACCAGCCGGCTACATCAAATATTACGGATGATCAAAGCTCTCCATCCCCTAGGAATCCTAAATCTTCTTCGAGGGATGATTCTGGCGACTACCCAACATTATCTGCCATTCTGA